In a genomic window of Cardiocondyla obscurior isolate alpha-2009 linkage group LG08, Cobs3.1, whole genome shotgun sequence:
- the LOC139104949 gene encoding PI-PLC X domain-containing protein 1 isoform X3, producing MKLLTTVPALLSWLTIADCASTARFCDPDAGDDFQRAHVGLIISPIMSIRTIREIEIYWNHARYRPGDAIALYTGEPTSGLEPIYTLIPTTPSGIKRTGVQATFVPTTNLTFAQQCLHYHVAWLRNGTVRLTNCLQTQPHWMTQRRTILGPLPMSRVFLPGTHDSASYAINERAHSENIVDRYVITQDVDVLAQLIYGVRYLDIRAGYYPSTNSVWWANHGVIKTVPMQTIVDQVKAFLDNTNEIVIFDIQEFPIGFGKTLAVHHDFVGFLEEQFAGYYLPRSYGWTSTLNTIWSSGKRLIIGYDERRVVSRYESVWPCVTHQWGNVRTIEDLFSHLNRIETESLGHPRSIPRSAMAELTPNTWDVILNRLGSIRQMADKVNINVTNWYNNKWQHTANIVAVDFVRSSGIIETAIEWNERRNSHC from the exons ATGAAGCTACTCACGACCGTTCCCGCCCTTCTCTCGTGGCTAACGATCGCCGACTGTGCGTCGACTGCGAGATTTTGCGATCCAGACGCGGGAGATG atttccAGCGCGCTCACGTCGGCTTGATTATCTCGCCCATTATGTCGATTCGGACGATAAGGGAAATCGAGATTTATTGGAATCACGCCAGGTATCGGCCGGGCGATGCGATCGCTCTTTATACGGGCGAGCCCACGAGCGGCCTCGAGCCAATTTATACCCTGATACCAACCACGCCGAGTGGTATCAAGAGGACCGGAGTGCAGGCCACGTTCGTTCCCACCACGAATCTCACGTTCGCTCAGCAGTGCCTAC ATTACCACGTCGCCTGGCTAAGAAACGGCACGGTAAGACTGACAAATTGTCTGCAAACGCAGCCCCACTGGATGACACAGAGGAGGACGATCTTAGGACCGCTGCCGATGAGCAGGGTGTTCCTGCCCGGTACGCACGACTCCGCGTCCTACGCGATAAACGAGCGAGCACATTCCGAGAATATCGTCGACAGATACGTGATAACTCAG GATGTAGACGTGCTCGCGCAACTGATCTACGGGGTGAGATATCTCGACATTAGAGCCGGATACTATCCAAGCACGAACTCGGTGTGGTGGGCGAACCACGGGGTGATCAAGACCGTTCCCATGCAAACCATCGTGGACCAGGTGAAAGCCTTCCTCGACAACACGAACGAAATCGTAATATTCGACATCCAGGAGTTTCCAATTg GTTTTGGAAAAACTCTGGCGGTACATCACGACTTCGTAGGATTTCTCGAGGAACAATTCGCCGGGTACTATCTACCGAGGAGTTACGGGTGGACCAGCACGTTGAATACGATCTGGTCGTCCGGAAAAAGACTCATCATCGGTTACGACGAGAGGCGAGTCGTCAGTCGCTATGAAAGTGTCTGGCCCTGCGTTACTCATCAGTGGGGAAACGTCAGAACTATCGAGGATTTATTCAGTCATCTAAATCGCATCGAAACGGAGAGTCTTGG GCATCCTAGATCGATACCAAGGTCGGCGATGGCAGAATTGACGCCCAACACGTGGGACGTAATCTTAAATCGACTTGGAAGTATCCGTCAAATGGCAGATAAGGTCAATATCAACGTTACGAATTGGTACAACAACAAGTGGCAGCATACTGCTAATATCGTTGCCGTCGACTTCGTCCGATCGTCCGGTATCATCGAGACCGCAATCGAGTGGAACGAAAGGCGAAATTCACATTGTTAA
- the LOC139104949 gene encoding PI-PLC X domain-containing protein 1 isoform X2, with protein sequence MFNYQEKKKEEKKKEFNNLRKRIQRASACRGSDNCFDKKAPYTKDCHDFQRAHVGLIISPIMSIRTIREIEIYWNHARYRPGDAIALYTGEPTSGLEPIYTLIPTTPSGIKRTGVQATFVPTTNLTFAQQCLHYHVAWLRNGTVRLTNCLQTQPHWMTQRRTILGPLPMSRVFLPGTHDSASYAINERAHSENIVDRYVITQDVDVLAQLIYGVRYLDIRAGYYPSTNSVWWANHGVIKTVPMQTIVDQVKAFLDNTNEIVIFDIQEFPIGFGKTLAVHHDFVGFLEEQFAGYYLPRSYGWTSTLNTIWSSGKRLIIGYDERRVVSRYESVWPCVTHQWGNVRTIEDLFSHLNRIETESLGHPRSIPRSAMAELTPNTWDVILNRLGSIRQMADKVNINVTNWYNNKWQHTANIVAVDFVRSSGIIETAIEWNERRNSHC encoded by the exons ATG TTCaattatcaagaaaaaaaaaaagaagaaaaaaaaaaggaattcaATAACTTACGCAAGCGTATCCAACGCGCGTCTGCGTGTCGCGGGAGCGACAATTGCTTCGATAAGAAAGCACCTTACACCAAGGATTGTCACG atttccAGCGCGCTCACGTCGGCTTGATTATCTCGCCCATTATGTCGATTCGGACGATAAGGGAAATCGAGATTTATTGGAATCACGCCAGGTATCGGCCGGGCGATGCGATCGCTCTTTATACGGGCGAGCCCACGAGCGGCCTCGAGCCAATTTATACCCTGATACCAACCACGCCGAGTGGTATCAAGAGGACCGGAGTGCAGGCCACGTTCGTTCCCACCACGAATCTCACGTTCGCTCAGCAGTGCCTAC ATTACCACGTCGCCTGGCTAAGAAACGGCACGGTAAGACTGACAAATTGTCTGCAAACGCAGCCCCACTGGATGACACAGAGGAGGACGATCTTAGGACCGCTGCCGATGAGCAGGGTGTTCCTGCCCGGTACGCACGACTCCGCGTCCTACGCGATAAACGAGCGAGCACATTCCGAGAATATCGTCGACAGATACGTGATAACTCAG GATGTAGACGTGCTCGCGCAACTGATCTACGGGGTGAGATATCTCGACATTAGAGCCGGATACTATCCAAGCACGAACTCGGTGTGGTGGGCGAACCACGGGGTGATCAAGACCGTTCCCATGCAAACCATCGTGGACCAGGTGAAAGCCTTCCTCGACAACACGAACGAAATCGTAATATTCGACATCCAGGAGTTTCCAATTg GTTTTGGAAAAACTCTGGCGGTACATCACGACTTCGTAGGATTTCTCGAGGAACAATTCGCCGGGTACTATCTACCGAGGAGTTACGGGTGGACCAGCACGTTGAATACGATCTGGTCGTCCGGAAAAAGACTCATCATCGGTTACGACGAGAGGCGAGTCGTCAGTCGCTATGAAAGTGTCTGGCCCTGCGTTACTCATCAGTGGGGAAACGTCAGAACTATCGAGGATTTATTCAGTCATCTAAATCGCATCGAAACGGAGAGTCTTGG GCATCCTAGATCGATACCAAGGTCGGCGATGGCAGAATTGACGCCCAACACGTGGGACGTAATCTTAAATCGACTTGGAAGTATCCGTCAAATGGCAGATAAGGTCAATATCAACGTTACGAATTGGTACAACAACAAGTGGCAGCATACTGCTAATATCGTTGCCGTCGACTTCGTCCGATCGTCCGGTATCATCGAGACCGCAATCGAGTGGAACGAAAGGCGAAATTCACATTGTTAA
- the LOC139104949 gene encoding PI-PLC X domain-containing protein 1 isoform X1, protein MNNQVRRVSQFNYQEKKKEEKKKEFNNLRKRIQRASACRGSDNCFDKKAPYTKDCHDFQRAHVGLIISPIMSIRTIREIEIYWNHARYRPGDAIALYTGEPTSGLEPIYTLIPTTPSGIKRTGVQATFVPTTNLTFAQQCLHYHVAWLRNGTVRLTNCLQTQPHWMTQRRTILGPLPMSRVFLPGTHDSASYAINERAHSENIVDRYVITQDVDVLAQLIYGVRYLDIRAGYYPSTNSVWWANHGVIKTVPMQTIVDQVKAFLDNTNEIVIFDIQEFPIGFGKTLAVHHDFVGFLEEQFAGYYLPRSYGWTSTLNTIWSSGKRLIIGYDERRVVSRYESVWPCVTHQWGNVRTIEDLFSHLNRIETESLGHPRSIPRSAMAELTPNTWDVILNRLGSIRQMADKVNINVTNWYNNKWQHTANIVAVDFVRSSGIIETAIEWNERRNSHC, encoded by the exons ATGAATAACCAAGTCCGACGTGTTTCGCAGTTCaattatcaagaaaaaaaaaaagaagaaaaaaaaaaggaattcaATAACTTACGCAAGCGTATCCAACGCGCGTCTGCGTGTCGCGGGAGCGACAATTGCTTCGATAAGAAAGCACCTTACACCAAGGATTGTCACG atttccAGCGCGCTCACGTCGGCTTGATTATCTCGCCCATTATGTCGATTCGGACGATAAGGGAAATCGAGATTTATTGGAATCACGCCAGGTATCGGCCGGGCGATGCGATCGCTCTTTATACGGGCGAGCCCACGAGCGGCCTCGAGCCAATTTATACCCTGATACCAACCACGCCGAGTGGTATCAAGAGGACCGGAGTGCAGGCCACGTTCGTTCCCACCACGAATCTCACGTTCGCTCAGCAGTGCCTAC ATTACCACGTCGCCTGGCTAAGAAACGGCACGGTAAGACTGACAAATTGTCTGCAAACGCAGCCCCACTGGATGACACAGAGGAGGACGATCTTAGGACCGCTGCCGATGAGCAGGGTGTTCCTGCCCGGTACGCACGACTCCGCGTCCTACGCGATAAACGAGCGAGCACATTCCGAGAATATCGTCGACAGATACGTGATAACTCAG GATGTAGACGTGCTCGCGCAACTGATCTACGGGGTGAGATATCTCGACATTAGAGCCGGATACTATCCAAGCACGAACTCGGTGTGGTGGGCGAACCACGGGGTGATCAAGACCGTTCCCATGCAAACCATCGTGGACCAGGTGAAAGCCTTCCTCGACAACACGAACGAAATCGTAATATTCGACATCCAGGAGTTTCCAATTg GTTTTGGAAAAACTCTGGCGGTACATCACGACTTCGTAGGATTTCTCGAGGAACAATTCGCCGGGTACTATCTACCGAGGAGTTACGGGTGGACCAGCACGTTGAATACGATCTGGTCGTCCGGAAAAAGACTCATCATCGGTTACGACGAGAGGCGAGTCGTCAGTCGCTATGAAAGTGTCTGGCCCTGCGTTACTCATCAGTGGGGAAACGTCAGAACTATCGAGGATTTATTCAGTCATCTAAATCGCATCGAAACGGAGAGTCTTGG GCATCCTAGATCGATACCAAGGTCGGCGATGGCAGAATTGACGCCCAACACGTGGGACGTAATCTTAAATCGACTTGGAAGTATCCGTCAAATGGCAGATAAGGTCAATATCAACGTTACGAATTGGTACAACAACAAGTGGCAGCATACTGCTAATATCGTTGCCGTCGACTTCGTCCGATCGTCCGGTATCATCGAGACCGCAATCGAGTGGAACGAAAGGCGAAATTCACATTGTTAA
- the LOC139104833 gene encoding chymotrypsin-like protease CTRL-1: MSCLLLLLLLPIVASELCEYPWYQYNTCQNNSLSCPGDQKCAFIEYCPAVMSLMTRNALAAHRLRQAVCGYDQTRIKVCCSVDNYIEQPTYLNKNLDMYSTLQFTSFQCGKSIVQSNVDTLGSYPFVARIGFISNKNSLSDTLTGEIKYSCNGVIINERTVLTTATCALAKSDRYKLCSVLIGEYNTESNPDCNNLFCGHNASSHDISYVVKHPGYNAASFSNNIALLRLKKAIDFTATAQPICFIPENRYVSLGSTCTVVGWGSLSSQRAQPLTQQSLQLELVPKQQCSDYLSQALSVELCAKGSCEPCSGYSGSPLLYKYADTYFLVGVLSFGSSCDSSTIFPSAFVNVQRYARWILENS; the protein is encoded by the exons ATGAGCTGCCTCCTGCTACTGCTTTTACTGCCGATTGTAGCTTCAGAGCTCTGTGAATATCCCTGGTATCAGTACAACACGTGCCAGAATAACTCTCTTTCTTGCCCCGGTGATCAGAAGTGTGCGTTCATCGAGTACTGCCCGGCGGTAATGTCCCTAATGACTCGGAATGCGCTTGCTGCTCACAG ATTACGACAAGCGGTATGCGGATATGATCAAACACGCATAAAAGTGTGCTGCAGCGTCGACAATTACATCGAACAGCCgacgtatttaaataaaaatctggaTATGTATTCGACACTGCAGTTTACGAGCTTTCAGTGTGGAAAGAGTATTGTTCAGAGCAACGTAGACACTTTGGGATCATATCCCTTTGTCGCAAGAATCGGTTTTATAAGCAA CAAAAATTCGCTTTCAGATACATTAACGGGTGAAATCAAATACTCGTGCAATGGCGTGATTATTAATGAGCGTACTGTATTGACTACAGCTACATGCGCACTCGCGAAATCGGACAGATACAAATT GTGCTCTGTGCTTATTGGTGAATATAATACAGAGTCGAATCCagattgtaataatttattttgcgggCACAACGCCAGTAGCCACGACATATCGTATGTAGTTAAACATCCGGGCTACAACGCCGCAAGTTTCTCCAATAACATCGCCTTACTTCGCTTGAAGAAGGCGATCGATTTTACAG CCACAGCTCAACCAATCTGCTTTATACCGGAGAACAGATACGTCAGCTTAGGAAGTACATGCACTGTTGTCGGCTGGGGAAGTTTGTCAAGTCAAAGAG CGCAACCACTGACGCAACAGTCATTACAACTAGAACTCGTACCTAAGCAGCAGTGCTCGGACTATTTAAGCCAAGCTCTATCTGTCGAATTATGCGCCAAAGGAAGCTGCGAACCGTGTTCAGGTTACAGCGGTAGTCCTCTGTTATACAAATATGCGGACACATATTTTCTG gtTGGAGTCCTATCATTTGGGTCTAGTTGTGACTCAAGCACTATTTTTCCGTCTGCGTTCGTGAATGTACAGAGATACGCCAGGTGGATCTTAGAGAATTCTTAA
- the Lin-52 gene encoding lin-52 protein isoform X2: MAAEEPEDQPDLSCIEDSLMSLEKLDRASPDLWPEQIPGVHEFVAQNSPQTEPCFWAAMSQDDISHVHQLGNLSMTGLISEVKRLHDLAYQLGLEEAKEMTRGKYLNIFKHK; encoded by the exons ATGGCCGCCGAGGAACCTGAGGATCAACCGG aTTTATCTTGCATAGAGGACAGTCTTATGAGTCTAGAAAAATTGGATAGAGCATCTCCTGATTTATGGCCTGAACAGA TTCCAGGTGTACATGAGTTTGTTGCTCAAAATTCACCGCAGACAGAACCATGTTTTTGGGCTGCGATGTCGCAGGATGACATAAGCCATGTGCATC aacTGGGTAATTTGTCAATGACCGGGCTTATCTCGGAAGTGAAAAGACTGCACGATTTAGCTTATCAGCTGGGTCTAGAAGAGGCTAAGGAAATGACACGcggcaaatatttaaatatatttaaacataaatag
- the Lin-52 gene encoding lin-52 protein isoform X3, producing the protein MAAEEPEDQPDLSCIEDSLMSLEKLDRASPDLWPEQSVHEFVAQNSPQTEPCFWAAMSQDDISHVHQLGNLSMTGLISEVKRLHDLAYQLGLEEAKEMTRGKYLNIFKHK; encoded by the exons ATGGCCGCCGAGGAACCTGAGGATCAACCGG aTTTATCTTGCATAGAGGACAGTCTTATGAGTCTAGAAAAATTGGATAGAGCATCTCCTGATTTATGGCCTGAACAGA GTGTACATGAGTTTGTTGCTCAAAATTCACCGCAGACAGAACCATGTTTTTGGGCTGCGATGTCGCAGGATGACATAAGCCATGTGCATC aacTGGGTAATTTGTCAATGACCGGGCTTATCTCGGAAGTGAAAAGACTGCACGATTTAGCTTATCAGCTGGGTCTAGAAGAGGCTAAGGAAATGACACGcggcaaatatttaaatatatttaaacataaatag
- the Lin-52 gene encoding lin-52 protein isoform X1 encodes MAAEEPEDQPDLSCIEDSLMSLEKLDRASPDLWPEQTSNEVPGVHEFVAQNSPQTEPCFWAAMSQDDISHVHQLGNLSMTGLISEVKRLHDLAYQLGLEEAKEMTRGKYLNIFKHK; translated from the exons ATGGCCGCCGAGGAACCTGAGGATCAACCGG aTTTATCTTGCATAGAGGACAGTCTTATGAGTCTAGAAAAATTGGATAGAGCATCTCCTGATTTATGGCCTGAACAGA CGAGCAATGAAGTTCCAGGTGTACATGAGTTTGTTGCTCAAAATTCACCGCAGACAGAACCATGTTTTTGGGCTGCGATGTCGCAGGATGACATAAGCCATGTGCATC aacTGGGTAATTTGTCAATGACCGGGCTTATCTCGGAAGTGAAAAGACTGCACGATTTAGCTTATCAGCTGGGTCTAGAAGAGGCTAAGGAAATGACACGcggcaaatatttaaatatatttaaacataaatag
- the Pet117 gene encoding cytochrome c oxidase assembly factor-like, whose amino-acid sequence MSSASKIAFGVCCTSSIGIIGYVHYKQAYDRDQLHLGVIRDIERRERRKAENVYILQQQAELAKELRRDTELQIRNIRAS is encoded by the exons ATGTCGAGCGCGTCTAAAATCGCTTTTGGTGTGTGTTGCACGTCGTCCATCGGAATAATCGGCTACGTTCACTACAAGCAGGCCTACGACAG GGATCAACTGCATCTAGGCGTAATACGCGACATCGAACGACGTGAACGGCGCAAGGCCGAAAATGTCTACATTCTGCAGCAGCAGGCCGAGCTAGCCAAGGAACTGCGTAGAGACACGGAATTGCAAATACGTAACATTCGAGCCTCGTGA
- the LOC139104959 gene encoding tRNA 2'-phosphotransferase 1-like translates to MLPENRSKDDVILGRKLSYLLRHAALKEGLNIKPDGFVAVSELLGKSLQRYTVDDIKRVVETNNKKRFTLKTINGVLEIKANQGHSIPEINELSLKVLEHVEFDIVHGTFFKYWMKIKTEGLSRMTRNFIHFAKGSTGLRQNAELFIYINFSKAKENGLVFFESENNIVLCAGNAEGFIKTKYFLKAITRDSQILEFS, encoded by the exons ATGTTGCCAGAG aatcgAAGCAAAGACGACGTTATCCTCGGTCGAAAATTATCATATCTTCTGCGTCACGCAGCTTTAAAAGAGGGGTTAAACATTAAACCAGACGGCTTTGTCGCAGTAAGCGAGTTGTTGGGCAAATCCCTGCAGCGATATACCGTCGACGATATTAAACGAGTCGTGGAGACAAATAACAAGAAGAGATTTACTCTTAAAACTATTAACGGGGTGTTGGAAATTAAAGCAAATCAAGGTCACTCTATACCTGAAATTAATGAGCTTAGTTTAAAAGTACTGGAACATGTGGAATTCGATATCGTTCACGGAACGTTTTTTAAGTACTGGATGAAGATAAAGACTGAAGGTTTATCGCGTATGacaagaaattttattcactttGCAAAGGGATCCACAGGTTTACGCCAAAACgctgaactttttatttacataaatttttcaaaagcaAAGGAGAACGGCTTGGTGTTTTTTgaatctgaaaataatatcgttcTCTGTGCCGGAAACGCAGAAGGATTTATCAAAACCAAGTACTTTTTGAAAGCTATCACTAGAGATAGTCAAATATTAGAATTTAgttag